A single region of the Leptolyngbya subtilissima AS-A7 genome encodes:
- the gltB gene encoding glutamate synthase large subunit, with the protein MNHPYQPRQHTRSEWPNWGPKSLVEERDACGVGFLADRQNRASHDLVAKALAALDCMEHRGGCCADQASGDGAGVMTAIPWAVLNRWAEEQGYAALESDRTGVAMIFLPNHSETAAFVRDTFNQVVKDEGLSVVGWRPVPVHPDVLGPLAKQYQPHIEQLVIASATETGEDLERRLYLVRRQALHLVAKAAANPDERAAVSVADLKEFYVCSCSCRTIVYKGMVRSPVLAAFYDDLRDPDYISSFAVYHRRFSTNTMPKWPLAHPMRLLGHNGEINTLVGNINWMVARQADLHHPVWGDRVDLLKPIVNAENSDSANLDNVMELLVRSGRSPQEALMMMVPEAYNNQPELDAYPEITDFYEYYSGLQEPWDGPALIVFSDGTQVGATLDRNGLRPARYVITKDDLLMVSSEAGVLDVAPADIVEKGRLGPGQMIAVNLQSQEILKNWAIKQRVATRHPYGQWLKDNRAEIQPQLFAEATLYPAADLLPQQSAFGYTVEDVDMIIQDMAAQGKEPTFCMGDDTPHAVLSEKPHLLYDYFKQRFAQVTNPAIDPLRERLVMSLATQLGGQGNLLDEQPEYAHLLKLESPVINEVELEQIHGSGFATATLSTLYVTGDGPTGLAKAVAALCDRADAAVKAGKTILVLSDRVDTEGKPTWLSADVSYIPPLLAVGAVHHHLIRDGLRMRASLVVDTAQCWSTHHFACLIGYGASAVCPYLALESVRHWWADSRTQKLMETGKLPVITLNGAQDNYRKAVDAGLLKILSKMGISLITSYRGAQIFEAIGIGPDLLDLAFRGTTSRLGGLSIIDLAQETIQFHQRAFPELSAKRLQNMGFVQSRPSGEYHMNNPAMSKLLHKAVADRQYDHYELYRAQLENRPLSALRDLLDFESDRQPIAIDQVESAEAIMRRFCTGGMSLGALSREAHEVLAVAMNRIGGKSNSGEGGEDPVRFKVLSDVDGEGNSPTFPHLRGLKNGDTASSAIKQVASGRFGVTPEYLMHADQIEIKLAQGAKPGEGGQLPGKKVSPYIAMLRRSKPGVALISPPPHHDIYSIEDLAQLIFDLHQINPKAGVSVKLVSEVGIGTIAAGVAKANADVIQVSGHDGGTGASPLSSIKHAGVPWELGLTEVHKVLMDNELRDRVTLRVDGGFKTGWDVVMGALMGAEEFGFGSIAMIAEGCIMARVCHTNNCPVGVATQKEELRQRFTGIPEHVVNFFFYIAEEVRSLLARLGYISLIDIVGRADLLRPRTDVSLAKTNALDLTTLMDLPDGRGDRTWLNHQAVHSNGPVLDDDMLADADIQHAIQNQGTVTRAYSVVTTDRTIGARVAGAIAEKYGNNGFEGQLNLNFEGSAGQSFGAFNLPGMTLTLVGESNDYVGKGMHGGEIVIKPPVDITYDPSTNVIVGNTCLYGATGGTLYALGTAGERFAVRNSKGQAVIEGAGDHCCEYMTGGVVVVLGPVGRNVGAGMTGGLAYFLDETGGFPVRVNPEIVKVQRVITPAGEAQLKALIEAHLAHTGSPKAKAVLANWNDYLPQFWQVVPPSEADTPEANPETTGAEKVLSSSQS; encoded by the coding sequence GTGAATCACCCCTACCAACCTCGGCAGCACACCCGTTCTGAATGGCCAAATTGGGGGCCAAAGTCGCTAGTTGAAGAACGCGATGCTTGTGGCGTAGGCTTTTTGGCCGATCGCCAGAATCGCGCTAGCCACGATCTAGTGGCCAAGGCCCTAGCGGCCCTCGACTGCATGGAGCACCGAGGGGGGTGCTGCGCCGACCAGGCTTCCGGTGACGGAGCCGGGGTGATGACGGCAATTCCCTGGGCGGTGCTAAATCGCTGGGCAGAGGAGCAGGGGTATGCGGCACTGGAGAGCGATCGCACCGGCGTGGCGATGATTTTTCTGCCCAACCACAGTGAGACTGCGGCCTTTGTGCGCGACACCTTTAACCAGGTAGTCAAAGACGAAGGGCTAAGCGTGGTGGGATGGCGACCTGTGCCTGTACACCCTGATGTGCTGGGGCCACTAGCGAAGCAGTACCAGCCTCACATTGAGCAGCTAGTGATCGCTTCAGCGACAGAAACCGGCGAAGACCTGGAGCGGCGGCTTTACCTAGTGCGTCGTCAGGCGCTGCATTTGGTTGCCAAGGCGGCCGCCAATCCTGACGAGCGGGCAGCGGTCTCTGTAGCTGATCTGAAGGAGTTCTATGTGTGCTCCTGCTCTTGCCGGACGATTGTGTACAAGGGCATGGTGCGATCGCCGGTACTGGCCGCCTTTTACGACGACCTCCGCGATCCCGACTACATCAGTTCGTTTGCTGTGTATCACCGTCGGTTTAGCACCAACACTATGCCTAAGTGGCCCCTGGCCCACCCCATGCGGCTGCTGGGTCACAATGGCGAGATTAATACCCTGGTAGGCAACATCAACTGGATGGTGGCACGCCAGGCCGATCTCCACCATCCGGTGTGGGGCGATCGCGTGGATCTGCTCAAGCCCATTGTCAACGCCGAGAACAGCGATTCTGCCAACCTCGACAACGTCATGGAGCTGCTAGTGCGATCGGGCCGTTCTCCCCAGGAAGCCCTGATGATGATGGTGCCTGAGGCCTACAACAACCAGCCCGAGCTAGACGCCTATCCTGAAATCACCGATTTCTATGAGTACTACAGCGGCCTGCAAGAACCCTGGGATGGCCCGGCGCTGATTGTCTTTAGTGACGGCACTCAGGTGGGAGCAACCCTCGATCGCAATGGCCTGCGTCCGGCCCGCTACGTGATCACCAAAGACGATCTGCTAATGGTGTCGTCGGAGGCAGGAGTGCTCGATGTAGCTCCCGCAGACATCGTAGAGAAGGGTCGTCTTGGCCCTGGCCAGATGATTGCGGTCAATCTACAGAGTCAGGAAATTCTCAAAAATTGGGCCATCAAGCAGCGGGTTGCCACTCGGCACCCCTACGGCCAGTGGCTCAAGGATAACCGAGCCGAGATCCAGCCCCAGCTGTTTGCGGAGGCGACCCTCTACCCCGCTGCCGACCTGCTGCCCCAGCAGAGCGCCTTTGGCTATACCGTCGAAGACGTAGACATGATCATTCAAGACATGGCGGCCCAGGGCAAAGAGCCCACTTTCTGTATGGGCGACGACACGCCCCACGCCGTGCTGTCAGAGAAGCCTCACCTGCTCTACGACTACTTCAAGCAGCGCTTTGCCCAGGTCACTAACCCAGCCATTGACCCCTTGCGCGAGCGGTTGGTGATGTCGCTCGCCACCCAGCTTGGCGGCCAGGGCAACCTGCTGGATGAGCAGCCCGAGTACGCCCACCTGCTCAAGCTGGAAAGCCCGGTGATCAATGAGGTAGAGCTAGAGCAAATCCACGGGTCGGGCTTTGCCACCGCCACCCTGTCAACGCTGTATGTTACTGGGGATGGCCCTACGGGTTTGGCTAAAGCTGTGGCGGCGTTGTGCGATCGCGCCGATGCCGCCGTTAAAGCCGGCAAGACAATTTTAGTGCTGAGCGATCGCGTCGATACCGAAGGAAAACCTACTTGGCTGAGCGCGGACGTCAGCTATATTCCCCCCCTGCTGGCGGTGGGCGCGGTGCATCACCATCTGATTCGCGACGGGTTGCGCATGCGTGCTTCCCTGGTGGTCGATACAGCTCAGTGCTGGAGCACTCACCACTTTGCCTGCCTAATTGGCTATGGGGCCAGTGCCGTGTGTCCTTACCTAGCACTAGAGTCGGTGCGCCACTGGTGGGCCGACAGCCGCACCCAAAAGCTGATGGAAACCGGTAAGCTGCCGGTGATCACCCTCAACGGCGCTCAAGACAATTACCGCAAGGCAGTGGATGCGGGCCTGCTGAAAATTCTCTCGAAGATGGGTATCTCGCTGATTACCAGCTACCGAGGCGCGCAGATCTTTGAAGCCATTGGCATCGGCCCCGACCTGCTAGATCTGGCCTTCCGGGGCACCACCTCTCGGTTGGGGGGCCTTTCCATCATAGATTTGGCCCAAGAGACAATTCAATTCCACCAGCGGGCGTTTCCTGAGCTGTCGGCCAAGCGCCTGCAAAACATGGGCTTTGTGCAGTCGCGGCCCAGTGGCGAGTACCACATGAACAACCCCGCCATGTCGAAGCTGCTGCACAAGGCAGTGGCCGATCGCCAGTACGACCACTACGAGCTGTACCGCGCCCAGCTCGAAAATCGTCCGCTCAGTGCCCTGCGGGATCTGCTGGATTTTGAGAGCGATCGCCAGCCTATTGCCATCGATCAGGTGGAATCGGCAGAGGCCATTATGCGCCGCTTCTGCACCGGAGGCATGTCGTTAGGAGCACTGTCGCGCGAGGCCCATGAGGTGCTGGCAGTGGCAATGAACCGCATCGGCGGCAAGTCGAACTCCGGCGAAGGGGGCGAAGACCCGGTGCGCTTCAAGGTGCTCTCCGACGTGGATGGTGAGGGCAATTCGCCCACCTTCCCCCACCTGCGGGGTCTAAAGAATGGCGACACCGCCAGTTCTGCCATTAAGCAGGTGGCCTCAGGGCGGTTTGGGGTTACTCCCGAGTACCTGATGCACGCTGATCAAATTGAGATCAAGCTGGCTCAGGGGGCTAAACCCGGTGAGGGGGGCCAACTGCCCGGCAAAAAGGTGAGCCCCTACATTGCCATGCTGCGTCGCTCAAAGCCTGGGGTAGCACTGATCTCACCGCCGCCCCACCACGACATCTACTCCATTGAGGACCTGGCCCAGCTGATTTTTGACCTGCACCAGATCAACCCCAAGGCCGGAGTATCGGTGAAGCTGGTATCTGAAGTGGGCATCGGCACCATCGCTGCCGGAGTTGCCAAGGCCAACGCCGATGTGATTCAGGTGTCGGGCCATGACGGCGGCACCGGAGCCTCCCCCCTCAGCTCGATCAAGCACGCTGGCGTGCCTTGGGAATTGGGCCTGACCGAGGTGCACAAAGTGCTGATGGACAACGAGCTGCGCGATCGCGTCACCCTGCGCGTTGATGGCGGCTTCAAGACCGGTTGGGACGTGGTGATGGGTGCCCTAATGGGAGCCGAAGAATTTGGCTTTGGCTCCATTGCCATGATCGCTGAGGGCTGCATTATGGCGCGGGTTTGCCACACCAACAACTGCCCAGTGGGGGTGGCCACCCAAAAAGAAGAGCTGCGCCAGCGGTTTACTGGCATACCCGAGCACGTGGTGAATTTCTTCTTTTATATCGCTGAAGAGGTGCGATCGCTGCTGGCTCGCCTAGGCTACATCTCCCTGATCGACATCGTGGGCCGGGCCGATCTGCTCAGACCCCGCACGGATGTCTCCCTGGCTAAAACCAATGCCCTCGATCTCACCACCCTGATGGATCTGCCCGACGGGCGGGGTGATCGCACTTGGCTGAACCACCAAGCCGTCCACAGCAATGGCCCAGTGCTCGACGACGATATGCTGGCCGACGCTGATATTCAGCATGCCATTCAGAACCAGGGAACGGTGACTAGAGCCTATAGCGTGGTCACCACCGATCGAACCATTGGGGCTCGAGTTGCTGGGGCGATCGCCGAAAAGTACGGCAATAACGGCTTCGAAGGGCAGCTCAACCTAAACTTTGAGGGCAGTGCCGGTCAGAGTTTTGGGGCATTTAACCTACCGGGTATGACCCTAACCCTAGTAGGCGAGTCCAACGACTACGTTGGCAAGGGCATGCACGGCGGCGAAATTGTGATCAAGCCCCCCGTTGACATTACCTACGATCCATCGACCAACGTGATTGTTGGCAACACCTGTCTCTACGGAGCCACCGGCGGTACCCTCTATGCATTGGGCACCGCTGGCGAACGCTTTGCCGTGCGCAATTCAAAGGGGCAAGCGGTGATTGAGGGCGCTGGGGATCACTGCTGTGAATACATGACCGGTGGTGTGGTTGTCGTGCTGGGGCCGGTGGGCCGTAACGTCGGTGCCGGCATGACCGGTGGCTTAGCCTACTTTCTAGATGAAACCGGCGGTTTTCCAGTGCGAGTCAATCCCGAAATCGTTAAGGTTCAGCGGGTTATCACCCCGGCTGGGGAAGCACAGCTTAAAGCGCTGATTGAGGCCCACCTGGCCCACACCGGCAGCCCCAAGGCCAAAGCAGTTCTAGCCAACTGGAACGACTATTTGCCTCAATTCTGGCAGGTGGTACCGCCCTCTGAGGCTGATACACCAGAGGCCAATCCCGAGACTACCGGAGCGGAGAAGGTACTGAGTTCCAGCCAGTCGTAG
- a CDS encoding DUF3143 domain-containing protein: MALPSATTPLYNYPLPDIEAWLQQQGCTQDDALHCWHVIRPRWEAEILLETDCIVVRYISAGSDNKDIQRVFKYSLSRQDLEEAIFSGP, encoded by the coding sequence ATGGCACTTCCCTCCGCAACCACACCTCTTTATAACTACCCGCTGCCCGACATCGAAGCTTGGCTACAACAACAGGGCTGTACCCAAGACGACGCTCTCCACTGTTGGCACGTGATTCGTCCCCGATGGGAAGCTGAAATTTTGCTTGAGACCGACTGTATTGTGGTGCGCTATATCAGCGCCGGGTCAGACAATAAAGACATTCAGCGAGTGTTTAAATACTCTCTCAGTCGCCAAGATTTAGAAGAAGCCATTTTTTCTGGCCCTTAA
- a CDS encoding J domain-containing protein — translation MPDVNPRPKTHYDQLGVKPTASPQQIRRAFRDLSKLYHPDTTNLPATEATEKFQQLNEAYAILSSPDRRWTYDQKVGYSRISVMQPLEPLSRPASFQRREPANMYLDPTDRPLSAGEIFALFILGLTFVACLALVVTVSLTRGDYAANLEILPTEASPDIEVTLDQQPEAEPPVGDTSLRAPSLPKARHSPKSLTSAPPTWL, via the coding sequence ATGCCTGACGTAAACCCAAGACCCAAAACCCACTACGACCAACTAGGGGTCAAGCCTACTGCTAGCCCTCAACAGATACGGCGTGCCTTTCGCGACCTCAGCAAGCTCTACCACCCCGACACCACTAATTTGCCCGCCACCGAAGCAACTGAAAAGTTTCAGCAACTCAATGAAGCCTACGCCATTCTCAGTAGCCCCGATCGGCGCTGGACCTACGATCAAAAAGTAGGCTACTCTCGCATATCAGTCATGCAGCCTCTGGAGCCACTAAGTCGTCCAGCCTCCTTTCAGCGACGAGAGCCTGCCAATATGTATCTCGACCCCACTGATCGCCCCCTATCAGCTGGAGAAATTTTTGCCCTCTTTATTTTAGGGCTCACGTTTGTGGCTTGCCTGGCCTTGGTGGTGACCGTGAGTTTGACCCGAGGAGATTACGCTGCCAACCTAGAGATATTGCCCACAGAGGCTAGCCCTGACATTGAAGTGACTTTAGACCAACAGCCAGAGGCAGAACCTCCGGTAGGGGATACCTCCCTGAGGGCTCCTTCTTTGCCAAAGGCGCGACATAGTCCAAAATCCCTAACATCTGCACCACCGACCTGGCTTTAG
- a CDS encoding NAD(P)/FAD-dependent oxidoreductase, whose protein sequence is MEETGMEDVVVIGAGLSGLTAARQLQQVGHQVIVIDKSRGLGGRLATRRRGFTAIDHGCRYLQPFSDSTLSFVPALLEAGVLQTWEPEAFTLEADGSLTAGLPGTLYTAPQGMSAVAKALASSLTIHHHWRATALTPLPEGWRIEGETLSSDRQEQPSSIEAKAVVVAIPAPQAAALIDRAAPQNEGLSKLMHQLQNVEFDAVITAMAGYSSDESASLPSQTSRGGWMVGGNSHPILRWAALDSSKRTDSQEPVAVVHSSTVFAANNIDRSDLEAVGQELLAAAAGSLASWLGSPTWMQVHRWRYGFVRQPLGSPVLHSPAVPTLVGCGDWCSGGNVEGAIASGYRAAELIATTLK, encoded by the coding sequence TTGGAAGAAACGGGTATGGAAGATGTCGTGGTCATCGGAGCTGGTCTTAGTGGGCTGACGGCGGCCCGTCAGCTCCAGCAAGTTGGCCACCAGGTGATAGTGATCGATAAGTCTCGCGGGCTTGGGGGGCGCTTAGCCACTCGCCGCCGTGGTTTTACTGCTATAGATCACGGTTGTCGGTATCTACAGCCTTTTTCTGACTCCACACTCAGTTTTGTGCCTGCGTTGCTGGAGGCTGGTGTACTACAGACTTGGGAGCCAGAAGCATTTACTCTAGAGGCCGATGGTTCTTTAACGGCAGGGTTGCCGGGGACACTCTACACAGCGCCCCAGGGCATGAGTGCTGTTGCTAAGGCTCTGGCTTCAAGCCTGACTATTCACCACCACTGGCGCGCTACAGCGCTAACTCCGCTACCTGAGGGCTGGCGAATTGAAGGAGAGACCTTGAGCAGCGATCGCCAGGAACAACCTAGCTCGATAGAGGCAAAGGCTGTGGTTGTAGCCATTCCTGCTCCGCAAGCCGCCGCTCTAATAGATAGGGCTGCGCCTCAAAACGAAGGCCTATCCAAGCTCATGCACCAGCTTCAGAACGTAGAGTTTGACGCCGTTATTACCGCAATGGCTGGGTACAGCTCTGATGAATCTGCCAGCCTTCCGAGTCAAACCTCTCGGGGCGGTTGGATGGTGGGTGGCAACAGCCACCCAATCTTGCGCTGGGCTGCCTTAGACAGTAGCAAGCGCACCGACTCTCAAGAGCCGGTGGCGGTGGTGCACAGCAGCACAGTCTTCGCGGCCAACAATATCGATCGCAGCGATCTAGAGGCTGTTGGTCAGGAACTACTCGCTGCTGCTGCAGGGAGCTTAGCATCTTGGCTCGGCTCCCCAACTTGGATGCAGGTTCATCGCTGGCGCTACGGCTTTGTGCGACAGCCTCTAGGCTCTCCTGTGCTGCATTCCCCAGCGGTGCCGACTCTAGTGGGTTGCGGCGACTGGTGCAGTGGGGGAAATGTTGAGGGCGCGATCGCCTCAGGCTACCGCGCTGCTGAACTCATCGCCACAACCCTAAAATAG